Within the Enterobacter bugandensis genome, the region ACTTTACCGACCGCTTTATGCAGAAGCTGGGCAACGTTTTCCCTGCGCATCTGCCGGAGCGAATGAAAACCTGGCGTGATAAGTACGAACATCACCTGCTGCTGAAAATGGCCGGGGACGGGATCGCCGAAGCGCAGAGCTGGCTGACCGAGTTCTTCAGGACGGCTGAGGGTGATTTCTTTGCCTGCACGCCGGAAGAAGGCAGCAAAGCCTTCCTGCACCGCTTCGCCGCGGCGGGTGCCGCTATCCGTTACCAGGCGGTGCATTCCGAAGAGGTGGAAGATATTCTGGCGCTGGATATCGCCCTGCGACGCAACGACACCGAATGGTTTGAGCATCTGCCGCCGGAAATCGACAGCAAGCTGGTGCATAAGCTCTATTACGGCCATTTTATGTGCTACGTCTTCCATCAGGATTATATCGTCAAAAAAGGGGTAGATGCTCACGAACTGAAGGAGCAGATGCTCGCCCTGCTGCGCGAGCGTGGCGCACAATATCCTGCGGAACACAACGTCGGGCATCTTTATAAGGCCCCTGACGCCCTTAAGCAGTTTTATCGCGAGAATGACCCTACAAACAGCATGAACCCCGGGATCGGGAAAACAACGCGGAAGAAATACTGGAAAGAGAGTGCAGACGCGGAGCAGCGCATAACGCAAGCGTCTGATTAAACCTTACAGCCAAATTTGAGAGATTGTTTCGCGCGCCTTAATCGTAATAGAGTAGCGGTCTGTCGCCGGAGAAATGTTTCTCCGGCATTCTATAACGAGGAGCAGGCGCATCATGTCGGCTGTTGATGTTTTATCCGAAACCGAACTGGAAGTGCGCGACGCCCTTCCCGATGATGTGCATGCCATCGCCGCCATCTATTCCTGGCATGTGCTTCACGGACGCGCGTCATTCGAAGAAGTCCCCCCCACCATCGACGAAATGCGTCAGCGCATGAAAAGCGTGGCCGAGAACGGTTTACCGTGGCTCATCGCGCTCTATCGCGGCATCGTGGTGGGCTATTGTTACGCCACCCCTTATCGACCGCGTCAGGCCTATCGCTATACTCTGGAAGAGTCGATTTACGTGGATGCCAGCATCACCGGACGCGGTTTTGGCACCGCATTAATGAACGCGCTGATCGCGCGCTGCGAGCAGGGCCCGTGGCGGCAGATGATTGCGGTTGTGGGAGATGGCAATAATAATTCCGGCTCGTTACGGCTGCATAAAAAACACGGCTTTGAGATTGTCGGTCAGCTTCGCAGCGTGGGGTATAAGAAAGGCGACTGGCGGGATACGGTGATAATGCAGCGCCCGCTCAATGACGGTGACTGGACGCTGCCGGAATAAACGCAGTGCGGTCTGGTGCCCTCACCCACAGGGAGAGGGAGAAAACATAAAAAACGGTAACGCATGTTACCGTTTTGCTTTTACCTAATCGTTTTGCGCCGTCGCCATCTGCTCCGCTTTCTGCTTTTTATAGGTCAATGCTGCAGCCGGAACG harbors:
- a CDS encoding GNAT family N-acetyltransferase, translating into MSAVDVLSETELEVRDALPDDVHAIAAIYSWHVLHGRASFEEVPPTIDEMRQRMKSVAENGLPWLIALYRGIVVGYCYATPYRPRQAYRYTLEESIYVDASITGRGFGTALMNALIARCEQGPWRQMIAVVGDGNNNSGSLRLHKKHGFEIVGQLRSVGYKKGDWRDTVIMQRPLNDGDWTLPE